The genome window TACCAGACGTTGCGCGATGCCATCACTGGCTTGTTCGACCGTTCCGCACGCAATGTGGTCTCCGGGCGCATCTGGGCGTTGAAGGATGTCTCATTCGAAGTGCGTCAGGGGCAAGTGCTGGGCATTATTGGGCGCAACGGCGCGGGAAAAAGCACCCTACTCAAGATCCTCTCCCGCGTGACTCAGCCTACCGAGGGCTTTGGCGAAATTCGCGGGCGGGTGGGGTCCCTGCTGGAAGTGGGTACGGGGTTTCACCCGGAACTGACAGGGCGGGAGAACATTTACCTGAACGGCGCCATTTTGGGCATGAAACGCCGCGAAATCGAGCGCAAATTCGATGAGATTGTCGAGTTTGCCGAGGTGGGTGCATTCATTGATACACCCGTCAAGCGCTATTCCAGCGGCATGTACCTGCGCCTGGCGTTTGCGGTGGCGGCACATCTTGAGCCGGAAATTCTGGTGGTGGACGAGGTCCTGGCGGTGGGCGATGCCGAGTTTCAGCGCAAGTGCCTGGGCAAGATGAGCGATGTGGCGCAGGAAGGGCGCACGGTGCTGTTCGTCAGCCATAACATGAGCGCCATTTTGCGCCTGACTCAGGAAACGCTGGTCATCGAAAAAGGGCGTCTGAAGATGCGTGCGCCCACACCTGAAGCGGTGGATTACTATCTCTCTCAGGGCTATTCTCAGGAAGGACAGCGCACCTGGGATGCCGATGAAATTCCCCCTGAGGCGGCGCCTTTCCGCCCGTGCGCGGTGCGCATTGTCAACGCCGAGGGCAAGGTCACCGAGACCGTGCGCTCCACTGAACCCTTCCATATTGAAGTTGAATATGCTCTCGATGCGCCCATCACCGGCTTGCGGGTGGGTGTTTACCTGATGAGCATGCGCGGGGAGTACATCTTTACGTCGTTTGATACGGATGACCCTCAGCGCTTCGAGCGTTATCCGGTGCGGCAAACCGGCGTATATGTCAGCCGTTGTACCGTGCCGGCAGACTTATTGAATGAAGGACGTTATGCGGTGGGAATCAACGCCAGTTCCTTCCGTGTGCGCCGGTATTTTCAGGATGATCAGGCTTTGAGTTTTACGGTGGATGCGACCGGTGCGCCCGGCACGCACTGGACAGAAGCCCGGTTGGGTCCACTGCGTCCGCGTTTGGACTGGAAAATTGAGGTGAAAGCATGAAAGCGGCAGGCAAGCAAGTCATCAAGCAATTTTTGGGGCAGATTCCATTTACTGCCGAACTGTACTGGCTCTTGCGCCAGAATGGCAAGCCCATTCGCACGCGCTTCAGCCTGAAGCACCTGCAAAGCGAACTACCCGAAATGGTGCGTCAGGCGGAAGCCATGCGTCGGGTAGTGGAAACCAGCAAAAATGTTTTCATTTTTGCCACCTTGCATTACTGGATTGAGCATACTGCCCTGCTAGGCATGGCGCTGGCGGCGCAGGGTCACCGCGTGACTCTGGGCTTTTTGCCCTATGCCGAGTGGCAGGAACCCATTAATCTCTTTGATTTACGCCGTCAGAACGCCTACGCCCGTAAGGTGTTGAGCACGGCAGAGCCGTGGTTACATCCGGTTTCATTTTTGAATAATCGTCCAACGGTTGTGCGCCTGCCTGATGAGGTCATGGATGCCGTGCGTCTGGTTTCGAATTACGATGCTCAGTACACCCTGCAGGTAGAAGACGTTGACCTGGAGAGCGGGATTTACAAACTGCGTTTGGAGCGTAACACCGAGGCGGCGCGTACGCTGTACCCCTACCTGAAAGCCAACCGCCCGGATGTGGTGATTGTTCCCAACGGCACCATTCAGGAACTGGGCGTAGCCTATCGCATTGCCCGCATCTTGAACATTCCCGTAGTCACCTATGAATTTGGCGATCAGCGTCAGCGCATCTGGCTGGCGCAGAATGCTGAGGTGATGCGTCAGGAAACCGATGCCCTTTGGGAAGCGCATCAGGGCGCTTCGCTGACTCCCGAACAACTGGAGCGCATGCGCGCCCTGTTCATGGCGCGCCAGCGCGGCGCGTTGTGGGAGAACTTTGCCCGTCAGTGGCAGGGTACGCCCGCGCAGGGCGGCAACACTATCCGCGAGCAGTTGCGTCTGGATGAGCGCCCGCTGGCACTGCTTGCGACCAATGTTCTGGGCGACAGCCTCACCCTGGGGCGACAGGTCTTCTCGCAGAGCATGGCGGAGTGGATTGAGCGCACCGTGCAGTACTTTGCCGGACGCCCGGATGTGCAGTTGGTCATCCGCATTCACCCCGGCGAGGTGCTGACTCACGGGCAATCCATGATGGATGTGGTCAAGCGTGTTCTGCCGCGCCTGCCGGAGCATATCCGCCTGATTGGACCAAAAGAGAAGATCAATACCTACGATCTGGTCGAGGTGGCGGATGTGGGGCTGGTGTACACCACTACTGTCGGCATGGAAATGGCCATATGCGGTTTGCCGGTGATTGTCAGCGGGCAAACGCACTACCGCGGCAGAGGCTTTACCTTCGATCCCGATTCGTGGGTGAGTTACTACAAACTGCTGGGGCAGATTTTGAGCAAACCCTCAGCCTACCGCCTCAGCCGTCAGCAGGTGGAAAGCGCCTGGGAGTACGCCTATCGCTTTTTCTTCGATTACCCGCGCCCGTTCCCGTGGCATCTGGTGCGCGCCTGGGAAGATTACAAAGCCCGTCCGCTTCAGAGTGTGCTGAGCGATGAAGGGCTGGCGCAGTACGGCGATACCTTCCGCTATCTGGTGGGCGATCCCATTGACTGGAAACGCATTTTGCAGGAGAACCCATGAGCGGAGAGCCGGTGCGCCAACAGGTGCGCTCATTTTACGACCAGATTGGCTGGCAGAAGGAAGCCGATGGGCTGTACCAGAATGCCCGCTATGAAGACCTGCGCCCGGTCTCGGCGGAGTACATTCACCGCTGTCATCTGCGCGTCAAGCGGCATCTTGCGCCCGAAGGGCGTTATCTGCTGGATGCCGGTTCAGGTCCGGTGCAGTACCCTGAGTACCTGACCTATTCTGAGGGATATCAGTACCGCGTTTGCGCCGACCTGTCCATCGTGGCTTTACAGGAAGCCCGCCGCAGGCTCGGGGAGCATGCCCTATGCGTGGTGGCAGATGTGGCGCATCTTCCCTTTGCGCCGGAAGCCTTTGACGGCGTGGTCTCTCTGCACACCCTGCACCATTTGCCTCTGGAAGAACAGCCCAACGCCTATAATGAACTCTTCCGCGTGTTGAAGAGTGGTAAAAAGGGCGTGGTGGTCAACGGCTGGACGGATTCGCCACTGATGCGCCGTTGGGCGCCGCTGGTGGCATTGGCAGAACGGCTGGGAACCTGGGTGGCGCGTCTGCGCAGTCGGGCTGTCGCGGCTGAGAAAAAGACATCTGTGTCTCAACCCACGGGGACGTTTGTGCGCAAACTGGATGCCGCCTGGCTCCGGGAGCATTTGCAGGGCAAAATTCCCTATGAAATCTATGTGTGGCGCAGTGTCAGTGTGCGCTGGCTGCGCGCTCTCGTTCATTCCATCACCGGCGGAAAGGTATGGCTCAAACTGCTTTACTGGCTGGAAGAGCGCAATCCGCGCTGGTATGGAGAAAATGGTCAGTATCCGCTGATTGTGATTTCGAAAGAACGCAGGAGTTAAAGGCATGAACTGGAGTGAAAAGGTTGTGCTGATTACCGGGGGCACTGGTTCGTTCGGCAAGAAATTCGTAGAAATCATGCTCAATGAATACCATCCCGCCAAGTTGATTATTTACAGCCGGGATGAACTGAAACAGCATGAGATGCGTCAGTCGGGGTTTGATCACCCTTCTCTGCGCTACTTCCTGGGTGATGTGCGCGATAAAGACCGCCTGCGCCGTGCCTTTGAAGGGGTGGATATTGTTGTCCATGCCGCCGCGCTCAAGCAGGTGCCTGCCTGCGAGTACAACCCCATGGAAGCCATCAAGACCAACATTCTGGGGAGCAGTAACGTGGTGGATGCCGCACTGGATACCGGCGTGGAAAAGGTGCTGGCGCTCAGCACCGATAAGGCGGTCAATCCCGTCAATCTGTACGGCGCAACCAAACTGGCGGCAGAAAAACTCATCATCCAGTCCAATGCTTATGCCGGCGGCAAGGTGACGCGCCTTGCCTGCGTGCGTTATGGCAACGTGGTGGGAAGCCGTGGGAGCGTGGTGCCGGTGTTCCTGAAACAGCGCGAGAACGGCAAGGTCACGGTGACTGATGAACGCATGACCCGCTTCTGGCTGACGCTGGAACAGGGCGTGCGCTTTGTCATCCGCAGTATCGAGCAGATGCGCGGCGGCGAGGTGTTCGTTCCCAAGATTCCCAGTATGTCTATCATGGATTTAGCCCGTGCCGTTGCGCCAGAGAACGACATTGAAATTATCGGCATTCGTCCCGGCGAGAAACTGCACGAGGTGCTGGTTTCGGAAGACGAAGCCCGCCACACGGTGGAACTGGATGATATGTTCGTGGTCATGCCCGCCGAAGCCATCTGGTTTGGTCTGGACTGGCACGACAAGGGCAATCCTCTGCCCGATGGCTTCCGTTACGCCAGCAATAACAATTCTCAGTGGCTGACTATTGAACAAATCCGCGAGATGATTCGCCCTATAGAAGAAGCGCACCGTAAGGGAGTGCTGGAGTAAACAGGCTTATGGGAGAACGGCGCAAACGTCTGCTGGTGACGGGAGCAAGCGGCTTGCTGGGCATCAGCCTCTGCCTCGATGCAGTGGGCGATTTCGAGGTCATTGGGGTGGTGAACAGCCGCCGTCTTGCTGGCGCGCCGTTTTCCCAGGTTCAGGCAGATTTTACGCAAACCGGTTCTGCCGCAAAGTTGATTGAGGAAGTGCGCCCGGATTGGGTGGTGCATTGCGCCGCTCTGGCAGACCTGGACGCCTGCGAGAAAAATTCTGCCCTTTCGGCGCGTTTGAACGCAAACCTGCCCGGTGAGGTAGCCGAAGCCTGTTACAGGTCAGGAGCGCGCCTGGTGTACATCTCCACCGATGCGGTGTTCGACGGCGAACGCGGCGGCTACCGCGAGGATGACCAGCCCAATCCACAAAGCGTCTATGCCCGCGACAAGTGGCTGGGCGAGCAGGCGGTTTGGCAAGCCAATCCGCAGGCGATTGTGGCGCGGGTCAACTTTTACGGCTGGAGTTTGCTGGGTCAGCGCAGTCTGGCGGAGAAGTTTTACTACACCCTTGCGGCAGGCAAGGGCATGATGGGCTTTACCGATGTGTACTTCTGTCCACTGGTCAACCAGCACCTGGGACGGATTTTGCTGGAAATGCTGGAAAAGGGCTTGGAAGGGCTGTACCACGTCTTCAGCGCAGAATGTCAGAGCAAGTACGCCTTTGGCGTGGCGCTGGCAAAACGCTTTGGGCTGGATGCCGGATTAATTCGTCCGGTTTCGGTGCAGGAAGCCGGTCTGGCGGCGCGGCGCTCTCCCAATTTGACCATGCGCGTAGAAAAACTGGAAGCGGCTTTGGGACATGCCATGCCCGGACAGGAAGAGGAACTGGAAGCATTCCATCGTCTGTATCTTGAGGGTTACCCTCAACGACTGCGGGCGATGGTGGCTGTTGCGTAAGCACAAGTAGAGCAGGCTGGAAAGGAGAGGTTTACCATGGACATTCAAATTGGCAATCGTCTGGTTGGTTTGAATCATCCCACCTATTTCATCGCGGACATTGCCGCCAATCATGACGGTAGTCTGGAACGGGCAAAGCAGTTGATTCGTCTTGCCAAAGAAGCCGGCGCCGATGCCGCCAAGTTCCAGAATTTCCGCGCGCCCAAAATCGTTTCCGATTACGGTTTTAAGGCGCTGGGCGGGCAGAAGTCGCACCAGGCCACCTGGCGCAAGAGTGTCTTTGAGGTCTATCAGGATGCATCCATTCCTTTCGAATGGACGTATGAACTCAAAGCCGTCTGTGATGAAGTGGGTATTGATTACTTCTCTTCCCCCTACGACTTTGAAGCCACCGACTTCCTTGTGCCTTACATGCCTGCCATCAAAATAGGTTCGGGAGAGATTACCTGGCATGAAGCCCTGGAACACATTGCCCGCAAGGGCTTGCCCGTCATTCTGGCTACCGGCGCGTCCGACATTGGCGAGGTGGCGGCGGCGGTGCGCCTGATTCTTTCCATCAACAAGCAACTGGTGCTGATGCAGTGCAATACCAACTACACCGCCAGCCTGGAAAACTTCAACCATGTGCATCTCAACGTGCTGAAGACCTATGGACTGATGTTCCCGGATGTGGTGCTGGGGCTCTCCGATCATACCCCCGGACATGCCGCCGTGCTGGGCGCGGTCGCGCTGGGCGCGCGGGTGATTGAAAAGCACTTTACCGACGATAACAACCGCGAAGGTCCAGACCACAAATTTGCCATGAACCCCGATACCTGGGCGCAGATGGTGGAAAACACCCGTCAGTTGGAGCGGGCGCTGGGCTCGGCAGATAAATTCGTTGCCGAGAATGAGCAGGAAACCGTCGTTTTGCAACGGCGTTGCCTGCGCGCCGCTCGCGATTTGCCCGCCGGAACTGTCATTACCCGCGAGCATCTGGATGTACTGCGCCCGGCTCCGCGCGATGCCATCATGCCCTATGACATTCCGCGCGTGCTGGGCAAGCGATTAATCGTGGATAAGGTTGCCGGTCAGGAACTGCGCTGGACCGACCTGGGAGAGTAAATGCGCGTTTTGTACTTCACCCGCGCTTACACCCCGCACGATCACCGCTTTCTTTCGGCGCTGGCAGAAAGCGGTCAGGAAGTGTTTTACCTGCCGCTGGAAAACGATGGTAAAGCGCTGGAAGACCGCCCGCTCCCGCCTCAGGTGGAGCGTCTTCACTGGCAGGGCGGGAGCGGACGCTTCCGCTGGCGGGATGTGCCCGCGCGGGTGCTGGAACTGCGCCGTATTCTTCGTCAGGTGAACCCGGACGTGATTCATGCCGGTCCGGTGCAAACCTGCGCCTTCGTGGCGGCGCTGGCGGGGGCGTCCCCGCTGGTGACCATGTCCTGGGGTTCGGACTTGCTCAAGGATGCATTCTCCAGCGGGTGGATGAAATGGGTGACGCGCTTCACCCTGCGCGCCAGCCATGTGCTGGTGGGCGATTGCCTTGCCGTGCGCGATGCCGCGGCGGGGTTGGGCTTCCCGGCGGAGCATGTGGTGCTGTTCCCCTGGGGCGTCAATCTGGAGCGCTTCCATCCCGTGCGGGAGTCTTCTCCCCTGCGGGAGCGGCTGGGCTGGCAGGATGCCTTTGTGGTCCTCTCCCTGCGTTCGTGGGAGCCGATCTACGGCGTGGAGACGGTGGTGGATGCCTTTGCGCAAGCCTTTGAAGAAGAACCCCGCCTGCGCCTCATCTTGCTGGGGCAGGGTTCGCTGGCGGGACGCATTCAACAGCGCCTGCATCAGCGTCAATTGCATGAGGTGGTGTACCTGGGCGGGCAGGTCAATCAGGACGATTTACCGCGCTTCTATCAGGCGGCGGATTTATACGTCAGCGCCTCTCATTCCGACGGCTCTTCGGTCTCGCTGATGGAAGCCCTGGCGAGCGGCTTGCCCGTGCTGGTCTCGGACATTCCCGGAAACCGCGAGTGGGTCACTCCCGGAGAGGCGGGCTGGCTCTTCCCTGTTGAAGATGCCCATGCGCTGGCGCAGGGGATTCTGCGGGCAGTGCGCGAACCGGAGACATTGAAAGACATGCGCATCCGCGCTCGCCGTCTTGCTGAAGAGCGCGCCGACTGGCGCAAAAACTTCCCGAAACTGCTGGAGGCGTACCGCATGGCGCTCCGGCGGACGGGAAAACTCGTGGAGGAAAAGCAACCCCTATGACCAACACCGTCATTCTCATTCAAGCCCGTATGACTTCCAGCCGTCTGCCCGGAAAAGTCCTGCTGGATTTGGGCGGTCAACCGGCGCTGGCGTGGTGCGTGGAACGCTGTAAGCAAGCCCGCTCCGCTCAGCGGGTGGTGGTGGCAACCACCACCAATGCCTCGGACGACCCGGTGGCGGCGTTGTGCCATCAGCGCGGCTGGGAGGTCTTCCGCGGTAGTGAGTTTGATGTGCTGGATCGTTTTGTTCAGGCGGCGCGCTGGGCGCAGGCGGATGTGGTCGTGCGCGTCACCGCCGACTGTCCGCTGATTGACCCCGCCGAGATTGACCGGGTGGTGGAGGCTTTCTTTGCCACCGGTGCGGATTTTGCCGCCAATCGTCTGCCGCCCCCCTGGAAGCGTACCACCCCCATTGGACTGGATACCGAGGTGTGCCGCATGGCGGCGCTGGAACGGGCATGGCGCGAAGCCGCCCAAAAGTTCGAGCGTGAGCATGTCATGCCTTATCTCTATGATGAACCCGGGCGCTTTCGCGTTCACATTGCCGACTGGGAACAGGATTTGAGCCATCACCGCTGGACGCTGGATACCCCCGAGGATTACCAGTTCCTGCGCGAAGTGGTAAAGCGTCTGGGCAACCGCATGGATGTGCGCTGGCAGGATGTGCTGGCATTGCTGGAAGCCGAACCGCAGTTGATGCAAATTAACGCCGGCGTGCGCCACAAATCCGGGTTGGAACATGACCCCCGCATGAAGTGAGAGAGCCATGAGCCTGATCACCCTTTTTACCGCCCCCAAACCCTTTACCGACCCGCACATTGCGCTGATTCAGCACAATGCCATCCGTTCCTGGCTGGCGCTGGGCGATGAGGTGGAAGTCATCCTGCTGGGCGAGGAAGAAGGACTGGCGGAAGCGGCGGCGCTCTATGGCGTCAAACACCTGCCTCAGGTGGCACGCACGGCTTCAGGTACGCCGCTGGTCTCGTCCATGTTTGCGCTGGCGCGGGAGCATTCCACCAGCCCTCTGTTGTGTTGCGTCAACGCCGATATTCTGCTCACCCCCGACCTGCTGACGGTGGGGCGGGCGATGCTGGAAAAGCATTCCCGTTTTCTGGTGGTGGGTCAGCGTTGGGATCTGGACGTGCATGAGCCGCTGGAGTTTACTGCGGGCTGGGCAGGACGTCTGCGCCGGCGCGCTCAGCAGGAAGGTAAACTGCACAAAGCCACCGGCTCGGATTACTTCCTCTTTCCGCGCGGGTGCTTCAGCGATATGCCTGCCTTTGCCATTGGACGCGCTGGCTGGGACAACTGGATGATTTACTCCGGGCGCGCTCAGCATTTCCCGGTGGTGGACGCCACCCATGACCTGTTCATTGTTCACCAGAACCACGACTACCGTCATCTTCCCGGCGGACAACCCCACTACAAGCACCCTGAAACGCTGGAAAATATCCGCCTGGCAGGCGGCAGACGGGCAATCTTCGAACTTCCCGATGTCAGCCACCGCCTGGTGAAGGGCAAACTGGTGCGTCCGCCGCTTACCTGGCAACGCTTCTGGCGCGAGGTGGAGATTTTCCCGCTGGTGACTTTGCATTCCTACCCGCTGGCGCTGGCAATGTACTTCCTCTTGCATCCCCGCAAAGCCTACCGGGAATACCGCGAAGGGAGACTTTAATCTATGCGCGTTGGACAGAACCCGGCAAAATTCGTCAAAGAGGTAGCCCGTCCGGAACGCATTACCGTTGCGGTGCTGAATTATATTCCTTTTCTCAGCGGTTTTTACGCTGAGGCGCTGGACGTGCTGAAAGTGTGCCTGGAAAGCGCCCGCACCGAGGCAGGTTTGCCCTTTGATTTACTGGTCTTCGATAACGCTTCCTGCGAAGAGGTGCGCCAGTACCTTTTGGATGAGCATCAAGCCGGACGCATTCAGTACCTTTTCCTTTCAGAGAAGAATCTGGGCAAGGGCGGCGCCTGGAACATCATCCTCTCCGGTGCGCCCGGCGAGATCATCTCGTATGCCGACAGCGATGTGCTTTTCTCTCCGGGCTGGCTCAAGCGTTCGGTCGAGATTCTGGAAACCTACCCCAACGTGGGCATGGTGACCGCGCGCCCCTTCCGCACCCGCGAGGAATACATGACCGCCACACTGGACTGGGCGCGGCGCACCTCTGAGGTGCAGGTGGAGCAGGGTCAACTCATCCCCTGGGAGACCTTCCTGGAATTTGACCTCAGTTTGGGACAGAGCGAGGAAGAAATCCGCCAGCGTTATGAAAGCACCCGCGACGTGCGCCTGACTTATCAGGGCGTTCCGGCGTTTGTGGGCGCTTCGCACTGGCAGTTTACCGCCTGGAAGAGTACCCTGCAGAATTTCCTGCCCTTCAACATGGATCGCCCGATGGGGCAGGTTAAGCAACTGGACGAGCGCATGAACGCCGCGGGTTTTCTGCGTCTGATGACTGCCGAACCGCTGGCGATGAACATGAGCAACACCCTGCGCGGCGTCCGTCAGACGGTTACCGCGCCTGCACCCCAACCCGGGCGCAAGAAAACTTCTCCCCTGCTGGAGTTTCCGCCGGTGAAGAAGGTGTTGCTCTCACTCTACGATTCCATTTTCCGCTGGTATTATGACCGATAAAACGATTTTCATCTCTGCCGATCACGGACTTTCGATTGTCTATTTCCTGCAAACGGACGTCCTGCCCACCCTGCTGGAAAGCGGCGCGCGGGTGGTTGTCCTCACGGATGACGGCATCCGTGATCAGATTGCCGCCAAATTTTCCCAGCCCAATCTGATCATCGAAGGATTGCGCTTCCGCCAGTGCCGCGAGTACTTCGAGAAAAACGATCACTCACTGCAGTACTGGATGCACTTTCTGCGCTGGATGGGCGGCTCAAACCGCATCAACACCAATGCCATGGACGGACATTTGCGCCAGATGGCGCACGAAGCCTCGCCGCGCGGCAAGCGCCTCATGCCCCTCATTCGCGGGCTGACGTACGTCCTGCGCCGCTCTCGTCTGGCGCGCCAGGCGCTGGTGAACTTCCAGCGCCGCTACACGCCCAACATTTACGGCGATTTGTTCGAGAAGTACCAGCCCTCGCTGGTGGTTGCCAGCACTCCCGGCTGGCGCTGGGATCGCTATCTTCTGCGCGAAGCCGCGGCACGCGGTATCCCCACCGCCGCGGTGATTGTCGGCTGGGACAACCCTTCCAGTTACCGCCTGCCCGGTGCACCGGTGGACTGGATTACCTGCTGGAGCGAGATTCAGAAGCAGGAACTGGTGCTGGGCTCGGACTGGAAGCCTGAGCGCGTGCATGTGGGCGGTATTCCTTCCTACGATGGCTATTTCCGCGGCACGTGGAAGATGTCCCGCGAGGAATACTTCCGCCTGCATGGGCTGGATCCCAACCGCAAACTGCTTTCGTATGCCTGCTCGTTCGTCACCTTTTCGCCAAATTTTGCCAACATCCGCGCACTGGCGGAACTGGTGCATCAGGACGCGCTGGCAGAGCCGACACAACTGCTCATCCGTCTGCACCCCAATCACTTCCAGCCGGGCTCGCTCTACGAGCAGGAAGCCAACCGCGTGCGCGAGTTGATTCGCGGTATGCCGCACGTTCATCTGGTGGAACCGGTGCCGCTGGGCGGCGAACTGGGCTACTACTCCGGGGAGGACATGCCCGAAAAAGCCTCGATGATGGCGTATTCGGACGTTTTTCTGACGGTGTACTCCACCATGGTGGTGGAGACCGCCATTCACGACCGTCCGATTGTCAGCGTGTGCATTGACGAGCCGGGCGGCTGGAACACGCCGGGAAAATTCTCTCTCTCCCTGCAGGAAATTGGCGAATGGCCCACCCATCTGCGCTTCCGCGCCGCCGGAGCGGGCAGGGTAGCCTACAACGCCGAGCAGTTGAAGGACATCCTCAACCTGTACCTGCGCGCCCCCGAAACCGACTCGGCTCAGCGCCGCAAGTTCATTCAGGACGAGTGCACCTTTACCGATGGCTCTGCCGGATGGCGCACTGGAACTTTTCTGCGCAGTCTGCTGGAAAGAGGTGAGGCATGAAATTTCTGATTGCCGGATTTGGTTCGATTGGCAGACGTCACCTGCGCAATTTGCGTGCGCTGGGAGAGGAAGATATCCTGCTTCTGCGCTCCCATCGCAGTACCCTGCCTGATGATGAAATTGCCGGATTGCCGGTAGAAACCGATATCCACGCCGCGCTGGCGCACCGCCCGGATGCGGTGATTATTGCCAACCCCACCGCACTGCACCTGCAGGTAGCCATTCCGGCGGCGGAGCAGGGCTGTTCTATCCTCATGGAAAAGCCCATTGCCGACTCCACCGAGGACATTCCCGCCCTGCGGCGTGCGCTGGAAAAGGGCGGCGGGCAGTTGCTGGTGGGCTTTCAGTTCCGCTTTCATCCCACCTTACAGCAAGCCGCCAAACTGCTCTCTGAGGGTGTTATCGGACGGGTGGTTTCGGTGCGTTCGCACTGGGGCGAATACTTGCCCAACTGGCATCCCTGGGAGGACTACCGCCAGAGTTATGCCGCGCGTCCCGACCTGGGCGGCGGGGTGATTCTGACTCTCTGTCATCCGTTCGATTACCTGCGCTGGTTGCTTGGCGAGTATGCCATCGGCTGGGCAGGCGGCGGTACCCTGGGCGATCTGGAATTGCAGGTGGAGGACTGCGCCGAGATTGGGTTGAAGTTCCGCAACGGCGCGGTGGGCACATTGCATCTGGATTACCTGCAACAGCCCCCCCGCCATACGCTGGAAGTCATCGGCACGGCAGGCACCTTGCAGTGGGACAACGCCGATGCCACCTTGCGGGTGTTCCGCGCGGGCGAAAGTGACTGGCAGGTCTTCTCTGCACCAGAGGGCTTTGAGCGCAACTGGATGTTCCTTGAAGAGATGCGCCACTTCCTGGCGGTGGCTCGCCGGGAAGTTCAGCCTGCCTGCACGCTGGAAGACGGCGTGCGCGCTCTGCAACTGGCGCTGGCGGCTCGCGAAGCCCTGAAAGCGATATAATTGCCTGCCGAAAAGGAGAAACGCGGAATGAAACGCTTGCAATTTCATGGGTGGATGGGACTGCTGGTGCTGACGATGCTGGTGGTGAGCGCATGCACCCCGCCAGCGCCCGCGGCTACTCCCACCCCGGTTTCGACGGATACGCCTCAGCCTTCGGCGACGG of Anaerolinea thermophila UNI-1 contains these proteins:
- a CDS encoding ABC transporter ATP-binding protein translates to MSDWAIRVEKIGKQYRIGTLNSQRYQTLRDAITGLFDRSARNVVSGRIWALKDVSFEVRQGQVLGIIGRNGAGKSTLLKILSRVTQPTEGFGEIRGRVGSLLEVGTGFHPELTGRENIYLNGAILGMKRREIERKFDEIVEFAEVGAFIDTPVKRYSSGMYLRLAFAVAAHLEPEILVVDEVLAVGDAEFQRKCLGKMSDVAQEGRTVLFVSHNMSAILRLTQETLVIEKGRLKMRAPTPEAVDYYLSQGYSQEGQRTWDADEIPPEAAPFRPCAVRIVNAEGKVTETVRSTEPFHIEVEYALDAPITGLRVGVYLMSMRGEYIFTSFDTDDPQRFERYPVRQTGVYVSRCTVPADLLNEGRYAVGINASSFRVRRYFQDDQALSFTVDATGAPGTHWTEARLGPLRPRLDWKIEVKA
- a CDS encoding capsule polysaccharide biosynthesis family protein; the protein is MKAAGKQVIKQFLGQIPFTAELYWLLRQNGKPIRTRFSLKHLQSELPEMVRQAEAMRRVVETSKNVFIFATLHYWIEHTALLGMALAAQGHRVTLGFLPYAEWQEPINLFDLRRQNAYARKVLSTAEPWLHPVSFLNNRPTVVRLPDEVMDAVRLVSNYDAQYTLQVEDVDLESGIYKLRLERNTEAARTLYPYLKANRPDVVIVPNGTIQELGVAYRIARILNIPVVTYEFGDQRQRIWLAQNAEVMRQETDALWEAHQGASLTPEQLERMRALFMARQRGALWENFARQWQGTPAQGGNTIREQLRLDERPLALLATNVLGDSLTLGRQVFSQSMAEWIERTVQYFAGRPDVQLVIRIHPGEVLTHGQSMMDVVKRVLPRLPEHIRLIGPKEKINTYDLVEVADVGLVYTTTVGMEMAICGLPVIVSGQTHYRGRGFTFDPDSWVSYYKLLGQILSKPSAYRLSRQQVESAWEYAYRFFFDYPRPFPWHLVRAWEDYKARPLQSVLSDEGLAQYGDTFRYLVGDPIDWKRILQENP
- a CDS encoding class I SAM-dependent methyltransferase, with amino-acid sequence MSGEPVRQQVRSFYDQIGWQKEADGLYQNARYEDLRPVSAEYIHRCHLRVKRHLAPEGRYLLDAGSGPVQYPEYLTYSEGYQYRVCADLSIVALQEARRRLGEHALCVVADVAHLPFAPEAFDGVVSLHTLHHLPLEEQPNAYNELFRVLKSGKKGVVVNGWTDSPLMRRWAPLVALAERLGTWVARLRSRAVAAEKKTSVSQPTGTFVRKLDAAWLREHLQGKIPYEIYVWRSVSVRWLRALVHSITGGKVWLKLLYWLEERNPRWYGENGQYPLIVISKERRS
- the pseB gene encoding UDP-N-acetylglucosamine 4,6-dehydratase (inverting); translated protein: MNWSEKVVLITGGTGSFGKKFVEIMLNEYHPAKLIIYSRDELKQHEMRQSGFDHPSLRYFLGDVRDKDRLRRAFEGVDIVVHAAALKQVPACEYNPMEAIKTNILGSSNVVDAALDTGVEKVLALSTDKAVNPVNLYGATKLAAEKLIIQSNAYAGGKVTRLACVRYGNVVGSRGSVVPVFLKQRENGKVTVTDERMTRFWLTLEQGVRFVIRSIEQMRGGEVFVPKIPSMSIMDLARAVAPENDIEIIGIRPGEKLHEVLVSEDEARHTVELDDMFVVMPAEAIWFGLDWHDKGNPLPDGFRYASNNNSQWLTIEQIREMIRPIEEAHRKGVLE
- a CDS encoding SDR family oxidoreductase, translated to MGERRKRLLVTGASGLLGISLCLDAVGDFEVIGVVNSRRLAGAPFSQVQADFTQTGSAAKLIEEVRPDWVVHCAALADLDACEKNSALSARLNANLPGEVAEACYRSGARLVYISTDAVFDGERGGYREDDQPNPQSVYARDKWLGEQAVWQANPQAIVARVNFYGWSLLGQRSLAEKFYYTLAAGKGMMGFTDVYFCPLVNQHLGRILLEMLEKGLEGLYHVFSAECQSKYAFGVALAKRFGLDAGLIRPVSVQEAGLAARRSPNLTMRVEKLEAALGHAMPGQEEELEAFHRLYLEGYPQRLRAMVAVA
- a CDS encoding N-acetylneuraminate synthase family protein, with translation MDIQIGNRLVGLNHPTYFIADIAANHDGSLERAKQLIRLAKEAGADAAKFQNFRAPKIVSDYGFKALGGQKSHQATWRKSVFEVYQDASIPFEWTYELKAVCDEVGIDYFSSPYDFEATDFLVPYMPAIKIGSGEITWHEALEHIARKGLPVILATGASDIGEVAAAVRLILSINKQLVLMQCNTNYTASLENFNHVHLNVLKTYGLMFPDVVLGLSDHTPGHAAVLGAVALGARVIEKHFTDDNNREGPDHKFAMNPDTWAQMVENTRQLERALGSADKFVAENEQETVVLQRRCLRAARDLPAGTVITREHLDVLRPAPRDAIMPYDIPRVLGKRLIVDKVAGQELRWTDLGE